In Streptomyces violaceusniger Tu 4113, one DNA window encodes the following:
- a CDS encoding dynamin family protein — translation MDVRPRLLDALTSLRDRVDAARFPLPLPGADRARRSRAELLAQLDDYLVPRLRAPEAPLLAVIGGSTGAGKSTLVNSLVGRRVTEAGVLRPTTRTPVLVCHPDDHPWFAGQRVLPRLTRVWVPTQGERAESAYDEEGRAQEGPAALRVETDPGLARGLALLDAPDIDSLVARNRDLAAELICAADIWVLVTTATRYGDAVPWHLLRTAKEYDVTLVTVLDRVPHQVAAEVSRQYAALLTAAGLGDVPRFTIPELPESAGGGSGLLPSTAVAALRSWLTQHAQDPYARTVAAARTAAGTLASLSSRMPALAGAAAAQHAAAVRLVQRVEGAYGEAVERVRREIAQGAALAGGALTHWHGLPHDSTPDELLTALTDSLATLLRGAAATADERVAEAGRQDPVARAGLAPCDAPGAAERIGVAVRHWRRCAEELAEEEARVRIAEYGGSCAPEEIAALLAASLLGGRRARKAGEKLAETLGAHAALRLGDRGGRLLESCVARAMRAERDGRLAPLDALDMSPEHQVELIAALSVLQKER, via the coding sequence TTGGACGTACGGCCCCGGCTGCTCGACGCGCTGACCTCACTGCGTGACCGTGTCGACGCCGCTCGGTTTCCGCTCCCCCTTCCCGGCGCCGACCGCGCTCGCCGCAGCCGAGCCGAGCTGCTCGCTCAACTGGACGACTACCTCGTGCCCCGGTTGCGCGCCCCCGAAGCGCCCCTGCTGGCGGTAATCGGGGGATCGACGGGGGCGGGCAAGTCCACCCTCGTCAATTCGCTGGTCGGCCGACGGGTCACCGAGGCCGGTGTGTTGCGGCCCACGACGCGTACGCCGGTGCTGGTGTGCCACCCCGACGATCACCCCTGGTTCGCCGGGCAGCGGGTGCTGCCGCGGCTCACCCGGGTGTGGGTGCCGACGCAGGGGGAGCGGGCGGAGAGCGCGTACGACGAGGAGGGGCGGGCGCAGGAGGGGCCGGCGGCGCTGCGGGTGGAGACCGACCCGGGGCTGGCGCGGGGGCTCGCACTGCTCGACGCGCCCGACATCGACTCGCTCGTCGCGCGGAATCGCGATCTGGCCGCGGAATTGATCTGCGCCGCGGACATCTGGGTGCTCGTCACCACGGCCACCCGCTACGGCGACGCCGTCCCCTGGCATCTGCTGCGCACCGCGAAGGAGTACGACGTCACCCTCGTCACCGTCCTGGACCGGGTACCGCACCAGGTGGCCGCCGAGGTCTCCCGGCAGTACGCCGCGCTCCTTACGGCGGCCGGGCTCGGCGATGTCCCGCGCTTCACCATCCCCGAACTCCCCGAATCCGCGGGCGGCGGCAGCGGGCTGCTGCCGTCCACCGCCGTCGCCGCCCTGCGGTCCTGGCTCACCCAGCACGCACAGGATCCGTACGCCCGTACCGTCGCCGCCGCCCGTACGGCCGCCGGGACGCTCGCCTCGCTGAGCTCCCGGATGCCCGCGCTGGCCGGGGCCGCGGCGGCGCAGCACGCGGCCGCCGTGCGGCTGGTCCAGCGGGTCGAGGGCGCGTACGGGGAGGCGGTGGAGCGGGTGCGGCGCGAGATCGCGCAGGGCGCGGCGCTCGCGGGCGGTGCGCTCACCCACTGGCACGGCCTGCCGCATGACAGCACCCCCGATGAGCTCCTTACGGCTCTCACCGACTCCCTGGCCACCCTGCTGCGCGGCGCGGCCGCCACCGCCGACGAGCGGGTCGCTGAGGCCGGGAGGCAGGACCCGGTCGCGCGGGCCGGGCTCGCTCCGTGCGACGCGCCCGGCGCCGCCGAGCGGATCGGCGTGGCCGTACGGCACTGGCGGCGCTGTGCCGAGGAACTGGCCGAGGAGGAGGCCCGGGTCCGGATCGCCGAATACGGGGGCAGTTGCGCGCCCGAGGAGATCGCCGCCCTGCTCGCCGCGTCCCTGCTGGGCGGACGCCGTGCCCGTAAGGCGGGCGAGAAGCTCGCCGAGACCCTGGGCGCGCATGCGGCGCTGCGTCTGGGCGACCGCGGCGGACGGCTGCTCGAAAGCTGTGTCGCGCGCGCCATGCGGGCGGAGCGCGACGGCAGGCTGGCCCCGCTGGACGCCCTGGACATGTCCCCGGAGCACCAGGTCGAACTGATCGCCGCGCTGTCCGTACTGCAGAAGGAGAGGTGA
- a CDS encoding GTPase, translated as MTATEGNGGNEGGGGDRAAGGRHTWDDGLIARRANRWTGGRAGARPARAVDEGRPQEAAAGVPHATAGYFPGEETARRSFGGPPYAVYQAGVRSFATGTLRPRLEALRQLVGLSRSRLEGRTLAGAARVLDEADARGRHPYGHTVVAVAGATGSGKSTLFNALAGAPLSEAGIRRPTTATPLACAWTDHADGLLDRLGIPAVDRRNPGYPYDPALRGLVLLDLPDHDSAAPGHRERVDRLLGLVDAVVWVVDPEKYADAVLHERYLRPLAGYAEVTFVVLNQVDRLPGEAADQVLDDLRRLLDEDGLALGEHGEPGAAVLALSALTGEGVGELRETLGRLTAECGAAERRLSADVEGTMTRLRPQYVADNGPVGLTERARAEFEDRLAEAAGAAAAGQAAERAWLRDAEWRCGTPWGRVRGRKARASGGSRASRTPGAAERMEIPGARACTVAVEAVTARPAVEEAVRTLGDQATAGLPGPWAQAVREAAGWGGRGLAEAVDEAVAAAAVDRQPIRPVWWSMVAAAQVTLLVVQVAGVLWLLGATAGVFGGPVWWMPALLVGGAAVGPALAWGSRVAARGPARRHGRSVEGRLREAAAECGARRVLEPVEAELARYGEVRAQYVIAAGGA; from the coding sequence GTGACGGCCACGGAGGGCAACGGCGGCAACGAGGGCGGCGGGGGAGACCGGGCGGCGGGGGGCCGCCACACATGGGACGACGGCCTGATCGCCCGGCGCGCGAACCGCTGGACCGGAGGACGTGCCGGGGCCCGGCCGGCCCGCGCGGTGGACGAGGGGAGGCCCCAGGAGGCCGCTGCGGGCGTTCCCCACGCCACGGCGGGCTACTTCCCGGGAGAGGAGACCGCCCGGCGGTCCTTCGGCGGCCCTCCCTACGCCGTCTACCAGGCGGGTGTCCGCAGCTTCGCGACAGGCACCCTGCGGCCCCGTCTCGAGGCCCTGCGCCAGTTGGTCGGGCTGTCCCGGTCCCGGCTCGAGGGGCGCACGCTCGCCGGGGCCGCGCGGGTGCTCGACGAGGCGGACGCGCGGGGACGGCATCCTTACGGGCACACGGTGGTCGCCGTCGCCGGGGCCACCGGAAGCGGTAAGTCGACACTTTTCAACGCCCTCGCCGGAGCCCCGCTCTCCGAGGCCGGGATCCGCCGTCCGACCACCGCCACGCCCCTCGCCTGTGCGTGGACCGACCACGCCGACGGCCTGCTGGACCGGCTCGGCATCCCGGCGGTGGACCGGCGCAATCCGGGCTATCCCTACGACCCCGCGCTGCGCGGACTCGTCCTCCTCGACCTGCCCGACCACGACTCGGCCGCCCCGGGCCACCGGGAGCGGGTGGACCGGCTGCTGGGTCTCGTCGACGCGGTGGTGTGGGTGGTGGACCCCGAGAAGTACGCGGACGCGGTCCTCCATGAGCGCTATCTGCGGCCGCTCGCCGGTTATGCCGAGGTGACCTTCGTCGTGCTCAACCAGGTGGACCGGCTTCCGGGCGAGGCCGCGGACCAGGTGCTGGACGATCTGCGGCGGCTGCTGGACGAGGACGGGCTCGCCCTCGGGGAGCACGGGGAGCCGGGGGCGGCCGTACTGGCGCTGTCCGCGCTGACCGGGGAAGGCGTCGGGGAGCTGCGGGAGACGCTCGGGCGGCTCACGGCCGAATGCGGGGCGGCCGAGCGCCGGCTGTCGGCGGACGTGGAGGGCACCATGACGCGGCTGCGGCCGCAGTACGTGGCGGACAACGGGCCCGTCGGGCTCACCGAACGGGCGCGGGCGGAGTTCGAGGACCGGCTGGCCGAGGCGGCGGGCGCGGCCGCGGCCGGACAGGCGGCGGAGCGCGCCTGGCTGAGGGACGCGGAGTGGCGGTGCGGAACGCCCTGGGGGCGGGTGCGGGGGAGGAAGGCCCGCGCCTCGGGGGGCTCCCGGGCCTCGCGAACCCCCGGAGCCGCGGAGCGGATGGAGATCCCGGGCGCGCGGGCGTGCACGGTGGCGGTGGAGGCGGTCACGGCGCGCCCCGCGGTGGAGGAGGCCGTACGGACGCTAGGGGACCAGGCGACGGCCGGGCTGCCCGGCCCCTGGGCGCAGGCCGTGCGGGAGGCGGCGGGGTGGGGCGGCAGAGGGCTGGCGGAGGCGGTCGACGAGGCGGTGGCGGCCGCGGCGGTGGACCGGCAGCCGATCCGGCCGGTGTGGTGGTCGATGGTGGCGGCGGCTCAGGTGACCTTGCTGGTGGTGCAAGTGGCGGGGGTGCTGTGGCTGCTGGGAGCCACCGCCGGGGTGTTCGGCGGACCGGTGTGGTGGATGCCGGCGCTGCTGGTGGGCGGTGCGGCGGTCGGCCCGGCGCTGGCGTGGGGCTCCCGGGTGGCGGCGCGGGGGCCCGCCCGGCGCCATGGCCGGTCGGTGGAGGGCCGGTTGCGGGAGGCGGCGGCCGAGTGCGGGGCCAGGCGGGTGCTGGAGCCGGTGGAGGCGGAGCTGGCGCGGTACGGGGAGGTACGGGCGCAGTACGTCATCGCGGCGGGCGGCGCATGA
- a CDS encoding acyl-CoA thioesterase has protein sequence MARHIYPCPLRWSDMDAFGHVNNVTFLRYLEEARVDFMWRLAPGNGSDAFTGGVVVARHEIDYLKPLVHRHSPVTVETWVTEIKAAYLTLRYEIKDEDALYVRAATRIVPYDLDQSRPRRVSPEEEKFLTEYLEPDPVKKSAGKAAAKSGGSAGGAGGAGRPEGAVAV, from the coding sequence ATGGCACGCCATATCTACCCCTGTCCCCTGCGCTGGTCCGACATGGACGCGTTCGGCCACGTCAACAACGTGACCTTCCTCCGCTACCTGGAGGAGGCCCGGGTCGATTTCATGTGGCGGCTGGCGCCGGGGAACGGGAGTGACGCGTTCACCGGCGGCGTGGTCGTGGCCCGGCATGAGATCGACTATCTGAAGCCCCTCGTCCACCGGCACAGCCCGGTGACGGTCGAGACCTGGGTGACGGAGATCAAGGCCGCGTATCTCACCCTGCGCTACGAGATCAAGGACGAGGACGCGCTGTATGTGCGTGCCGCCACCCGCATCGTGCCCTACGACCTCGATCAGAGCCGTCCGCGCCGGGTCTCCCCGGAAGAGGAGAAGTTCCTGACCGAGTACCTGGAGCCGGACCCGGTGAAGAAGAGCGCCGGTAAGGCGGCTGCGAAGTCCGGTGGATCCGCCGGTGGCGCCGGTGGCGCCGGGCGGCCGGAGGGGGCCGTCGCCGTATGA
- the ettA gene encoding energy-dependent translational throttle protein EttA has protein sequence MAEFIYTMRKTRKAHGDKVILDDVTLSFYPGAKIGVVGPNGAGKSTVLKIMAGLEHPSNGDAFLSPGYSVGILLQEPPLDESKTVLENVQDGVAVTKGKLDRFNEIAEQMATDYSDELLEEMGKLQEDLDHANAWDLDAQLEQAMDALGCPPGDWPVTTLSGGEKRRVALCKLLLEAPDLLLLDEPTNHLDAESVNWLEQHLAKYAGTVVAITHDRYFLDNVAEWILELDRGRAIGYEGNYSTYLEKKQARLKVEGQKDAKRAKRLKEELDWVRSNAKGRQAKSRARLTRYEEMAAEAEKTRKLDFEEIQIPPGPRLGSVVVEVENLSKAFGEKVLIDDLSFTLPRNGIVGIIGPNGAGKTTLFKMIQGLETADAGSIKVGETVKISYVDQSRANIDPKKTLWAVVSDELDYINVGQVEMPSRAYVSAFGFKGPDQQKPAGILSGGERNRLNLALTLKQGGNLLLLDEPTNDLDVETLSSLENALLDFPGCAVVVSHDRWFLDRVATHILAYEGDSKWFWFEGNYDSYEKNKVERLGPDAARPHRATYKKLTRG, from the coding sequence TTGGCTGAGTTCATCTACACCATGCGCAAGACGCGCAAGGCGCACGGCGACAAGGTGATCCTCGACGACGTCACGCTGAGCTTTTACCCTGGCGCGAAGATCGGTGTCGTGGGCCCCAACGGCGCCGGTAAGTCGACGGTGCTGAAGATCATGGCGGGCCTGGAGCATCCGTCCAATGGTGACGCCTTCCTGTCGCCCGGCTACAGCGTCGGCATCCTGCTCCAGGAGCCCCCGCTCGACGAGTCCAAGACCGTGCTGGAGAACGTCCAGGACGGCGTGGCGGTGACCAAGGGCAAGCTGGACCGCTTCAACGAGATCGCCGAGCAGATGGCGACCGACTACAGCGACGAGCTGCTCGAGGAGATGGGCAAGCTCCAGGAGGACCTGGACCACGCCAACGCCTGGGACCTGGACGCCCAGCTCGAGCAGGCCATGGACGCCCTCGGCTGCCCGCCCGGCGACTGGCCGGTCACCACCCTCTCCGGCGGTGAGAAGCGCCGGGTCGCGCTCTGCAAGCTGCTGCTGGAGGCGCCCGACCTGCTGCTGCTGGACGAGCCCACCAACCACCTGGACGCCGAGTCCGTCAACTGGCTGGAGCAGCACCTCGCCAAGTACGCGGGCACCGTCGTGGCCATCACCCACGACCGGTACTTCCTGGACAACGTGGCCGAGTGGATCCTGGAGCTCGACCGCGGCCGCGCCATCGGCTACGAGGGCAACTACTCCACCTACCTGGAGAAGAAGCAGGCCCGGCTGAAGGTCGAGGGCCAGAAGGACGCCAAGCGCGCCAAGCGCCTCAAGGAGGAGCTGGACTGGGTCCGCTCCAACGCCAAGGGCCGTCAGGCCAAGTCCCGGGCCCGGCTGACCCGTTACGAGGAGATGGCCGCCGAGGCCGAGAAGACCCGGAAGCTGGACTTCGAGGAGATCCAGATCCCGCCGGGCCCGCGCCTGGGCAGCGTTGTGGTCGAGGTGGAGAACCTCTCCAAGGCGTTCGGCGAGAAGGTCCTCATCGACGACCTCTCCTTCACCCTCCCGCGCAACGGCATCGTCGGCATCATCGGCCCCAACGGCGCCGGTAAGACCACGCTCTTCAAGATGATCCAGGGCCTGGAGACCGCCGACGCGGGCAGCATCAAGGTCGGCGAGACCGTCAAGATCTCCTACGTCGACCAGAGCCGCGCCAACATCGACCCCAAGAAGACGCTGTGGGCGGTCGTCTCCGACGAGCTCGACTACATCAACGTCGGCCAGGTCGAGATGCCGTCCCGCGCCTATGTCTCCGCGTTCGGCTTCAAGGGCCCGGACCAGCAGAAGCCGGCCGGCATCCTCTCGGGCGGTGAGCGCAACCGCCTCAACCTCGCGCTCACCCTCAAGCAGGGCGGCAATCTGCTGCTCCTCGACGAGCCCACCAACGACCTTGACGTCGAGACCCTCTCCTCGCTGGAGAACGCGCTGCTCGACTTCCCCGGCTGCGCCGTGGTCGTCTCCCACGACCGCTGGTTCCTCGACCGCGTCGCCACGCACATCCTGGCGTACGAGGGCGACTCCAAGTGGTTCTGGTTCGAGGGCAACTACGACTCGTACGAGAAGAACAAGGTCGAGCGGCTCGGCCCGGACGCGGCCCGTCCGCACCGCGCCACCTACAAGAAGCTCACCCGGGGCTGA
- a CDS encoding LAETG motif-containing sortase-dependent surface protein, with amino-acid sequence MISVKRRGAARLAAAVLASGLVAAGAIVTVGTAAADDAPPSQGGATATLGGLKTFDKAVIHENGKDQQVGAGLFEMSVDNGGSIQTYCIDLHNPTQSKAKYEEKSWAETSLANNSNAGKINWVLQNSYPQVNDLGALAKTAGTGALTEKTAAAGTQVAIWRFSDNAKVDAIDPQAEKLADYLEKSAQNLEEPKASLSLDPPAVSGKAGERLGPVKVHTNADSVTLTPGTEAGGSGVKLVDKSGKNLTSAADGGEVYFDIPEGAADGSATLTAQAATKVPVGRAFASATKSQTQILAGSSESTVSATATANWAKKGAVPAVSAEKDCAKGGVDITASNKGDEAFTFELLGQKYTVEAGQSKTVTAPVKEDQSYKFSITGPNGFEKTFSGVLDCKTASSGGGSDTPSSQPSPASAGGSTGGDTSGGDLAETGSSSNTPMIAGIAVALVVVGGGAVFFVRKKKATAGQ; translated from the coding sequence ATGATTTCTGTAAAGAGGCGGGGCGCTGCCCGCCTTGCGGCCGCCGTTCTGGCGTCCGGCCTGGTCGCGGCGGGTGCGATAGTCACCGTCGGCACCGCCGCCGCCGATGACGCGCCCCCGAGCCAGGGCGGCGCAACCGCCACGCTGGGCGGTCTCAAGACGTTCGACAAGGCCGTGATCCACGAGAACGGCAAGGACCAGCAGGTCGGCGCCGGCCTCTTCGAGATGTCGGTCGACAACGGCGGCTCCATCCAGACGTACTGCATTGATCTGCACAACCCGACGCAGAGCAAGGCGAAGTACGAGGAGAAGTCCTGGGCCGAGACGTCGCTGGCGAACAACTCCAACGCGGGCAAGATCAACTGGGTTCTGCAGAACTCCTACCCCCAGGTGAACGACCTCGGCGCGCTGGCGAAGACGGCCGGCACCGGTGCCCTCACCGAGAAGACCGCCGCCGCGGGTACGCAGGTCGCCATCTGGCGTTTCTCCGACAACGCGAAGGTCGACGCGATCGACCCGCAGGCCGAGAAGCTGGCCGACTACCTCGAGAAGAGCGCGCAGAACCTCGAGGAGCCCAAGGCGTCGCTGAGCCTGGACCCGCCGGCCGTCTCCGGCAAGGCCGGTGAGCGCCTCGGCCCGGTCAAGGTCCACACCAACGCCGATAGCGTCACCCTGACCCCGGGTACCGAGGCCGGGGGCAGCGGCGTCAAGCTCGTCGACAAGAGCGGCAAGAACCTCACCAGCGCCGCCGACGGCGGCGAGGTGTACTTCGACATCCCCGAGGGTGCGGCGGACGGCTCCGCCACGCTGACCGCCCAGGCCGCCACCAAGGTTCCGGTGGGTCGCGCGTTCGCCAGCGCCACCAAGAGCCAGACCCAGATCCTGGCCGGGTCCAGCGAGAGCACCGTCTCCGCCACCGCCACCGCGAACTGGGCGAAGAAGGGCGCGGTCCCGGCGGTCTCCGCCGAGAAGGACTGCGCCAAGGGCGGCGTGGACATCACGGCCAGCAACAAGGGCGACGAGGCGTTCACCTTCGAGCTGCTGGGCCAGAAGTACACCGTCGAGGCGGGTCAGTCGAAGACCGTCACCGCCCCGGTGAAGGAGGACCAGAGCTACAAGTTCAGCATCACCGGTCCGAACGGCTTCGAGAAGACCTTCTCCGGCGTTCTCGACTGCAAGACCGCCAGCAGCGGTGGCGGCAGCGACACCCCCTCCTCGCAGCCGAGCCCCGCGTCGGCCGGTGGCAGCACCGGTGGTGACACCTCCGGTGGCGACCTCGCCGAGACCGGTAGCAGCAGCAACACTCCGATGATCGCGGGCATCGCCGTGGCGCTGGTCGTCGTCGGCGGCGGCGCGGTCTTCTTCGTCCGCAAGAAGAAGGCGACCGCGGGCCAGTGA
- the ctaD gene encoding aa3-type cytochrome oxidase subunit I translates to MATTTKPEFQAPAEPTKLGSVVVDWLTTTDHKKIGHLYLVTAFGFFLIGGLLAMVMRAELARPGLQLVSPEQYNQAFTLHGTLMLLFFATPVFAGFANEIMPLQIGAPDVAFPRLNMFSYWLFAFGGLIVIGSLLTPGGAADFGWTAYTPLSSKVRTPGVGGDMWVMGLALSGFGTILGAVNFITTIVCMRAPGMTMFRLPIFTWNILFTSILVLLAFPVLAAALLVLEADRKFGAVVFEGANGGPVLWQHLFWFFGHPEVYIIALPFFGIITDIIPVFSRKVIFGYMGLVGATIAITGLSATVWAHHMFATGAVLLPFFSFMTFLIAVPTGVKFFNWIGTMWRGSLSFETPMLWAIGFLVTFLFGGLTGVILASPPMDFEVHDSYFVVAHFHYVVFGTVVFAMFAGFYFWWPKFTGTMLDERLGKIHFWTLFVGFHTTFLVHHWLGAMGMPRRYADYLAADGFTALNTVSTIGSFLLGLSTLPFVYNVWKTGKYGKRVEVDDPWGWGRSLEWATSCPPPRHNFLTLPKIRSESPAFDLHHPEVVPHEVPTANRPPLSEAMGAPVDLGTKEERTDGGPGPETGGDTGDRKD, encoded by the coding sequence ATGGCGACGACAACCAAGCCCGAATTTCAGGCTCCCGCCGAACCCACCAAACTCGGCAGCGTCGTGGTCGACTGGCTCACCACCACGGACCATAAGAAAATCGGACACCTGTACTTGGTGACGGCGTTCGGTTTCTTTCTCATCGGCGGCCTGCTGGCCATGGTCATGCGGGCCGAACTCGCCCGGCCCGGACTGCAATTGGTCAGTCCCGAGCAGTACAACCAGGCTTTCACCCTGCACGGCACGCTGATGCTGCTGTTCTTCGCCACGCCGGTCTTCGCCGGATTCGCCAACGAGATCATGCCGCTGCAGATCGGCGCCCCGGATGTCGCCTTCCCCCGGCTGAACATGTTCTCGTACTGGCTCTTCGCCTTCGGCGGGCTGATCGTGATCGGCAGTCTGCTCACCCCCGGCGGCGCGGCCGACTTCGGCTGGACGGCCTATACGCCGCTCAGCAGCAAGGTACGCACACCGGGCGTGGGCGGCGACATGTGGGTGATGGGCCTCGCCCTCTCCGGCTTCGGGACGATCCTGGGGGCCGTCAACTTCATCACGACCATCGTGTGCATGCGCGCCCCGGGAATGACGATGTTCCGCCTCCCCATCTTCACCTGGAACATCCTCTTCACCTCGATCCTTGTGCTGCTCGCCTTCCCGGTCCTGGCCGCCGCCCTGCTGGTGCTGGAGGCGGACCGTAAATTCGGCGCGGTCGTCTTCGAGGGGGCCAACGGCGGGCCGGTGCTCTGGCAGCACCTCTTCTGGTTCTTCGGCCACCCCGAGGTCTACATCATCGCCCTGCCGTTCTTCGGCATCATCACCGACATCATTCCGGTCTTTTCCCGCAAGGTCATCTTCGGCTATATGGGTCTGGTGGGCGCCACCATCGCCATCACCGGCCTCTCCGCGACGGTGTGGGCCCACCATATGTTCGCCACCGGAGCGGTGCTCCTGCCGTTCTTCTCCTTTATGACGTTCCTCATCGCGGTGCCGACCGGGGTGAAGTTCTTCAACTGGATCGGAACCATGTGGCGTGGCTCCCTCTCCTTCGAGACGCCGATGCTGTGGGCCATCGGCTTCCTGGTCACCTTCCTGTTCGGCGGGCTGACCGGGGTGATCCTCGCCTCGCCTCCGATGGATTTCGAGGTCCACGACAGCTATTTCGTCGTCGCCCATTTCCACTACGTGGTCTTCGGCACGGTGGTCTTCGCGATGTTCGCCGGATTCTATTTCTGGTGGCCCAAGTTCACCGGCACGATGCTCGATGAACGCCTCGGCAAGATCCACTTCTGGACCCTGTTCGTCGGCTTCCACACGACCTTTCTGGTGCACCACTGGCTGGGCGCCATGGGCATGCCGCGCCGCTATGCCGACTATCTGGCCGCCGACGGCTTCACCGCGCTGAACACGGTCTCCACCATCGGCTCCTTCCTCCTGGGCCTGTCCACCCTGCCGTTCGTCTACAACGTGTGGAAAACCGGGAAGTACGGAAAGCGGGTCGAGGTCGACGACCCCTGGGGATGGGGCCGCTCCCTGGAATGGGCCACCTCATGCCCCCCGCCCCGGCACAACTTCCTCACCCTGCCGAAGATCCGCTCCGAATCCCCGGCCTTCGACCTCCACCACCCCGAGGTCGTTCCCCACGAGGTGCCCACGGCCAACAGGCCACCCCTCTCCGAGGCGATGGGCGCTCCGGTGGACCTCGGCACCAAGGAAGAGCGCACCGACGGCGGGCCCGGCCCCGAAACAGGCGGGGATACCGGGGACCGCAAGGACTGA
- a CDS encoding siderophore-interacting protein translates to MPTLLDPVLDLLMLRGTVTEAEPIAARMRRLRIEGDTLAGLDVRPGRQVRVLVGSGLTRRTYSVWRYDPSGAVELCVLDHAEAGPGARWGRGVQVGERVRLGKPEGSFTLRPEAAHHVFVGEETASVPFGAMLAALPPGARVSGCVETDTAADRLPLPHSDRLNWLTRGDDSLPDAIRRLAPEPGGIAYVAGEARTVQRVRQVLVREAGWDRRAVLTKPFWTPGKRGME, encoded by the coding sequence ATGCCCACGCTGCTGGATCCGGTCCTGGACCTGCTGATGCTCCGCGGCACCGTCACCGAGGCCGAACCGATAGCCGCCCGCATGCGCCGGCTGCGCATCGAGGGCGACACCCTCGCCGGGCTCGACGTCCGCCCCGGCCGGCAGGTGCGCGTCCTGGTCGGCTCCGGGCTGACCCGCCGCACGTACTCCGTGTGGCGCTACGACCCCTCCGGCGCCGTCGAGTTGTGCGTGCTGGACCACGCCGAAGCGGGGCCGGGGGCGCGCTGGGGCAGGGGCGTCCAGGTCGGCGAGCGGGTGCGGCTGGGCAAACCCGAGGGGTCGTTCACGCTCCGCCCCGAGGCCGCCCACCACGTCTTCGTCGGGGAGGAGACGGCGTCCGTTCCCTTCGGCGCGATGCTGGCCGCACTGCCGCCCGGTGCGCGGGTCTCCGGCTGCGTGGAGACGGACACAGCCGCGGACCGCCTGCCGCTGCCCCACTCGGACCGCCTCAACTGGCTGACCAGGGGAGACGATTCACTTCCGGACGCGATACGACGCCTCGCCCCCGAACCGGGCGGGATCGCCTACGTCGCCGGCGAGGCCCGTACCGTGCAGCGGGTGCGGCAGGTGCTCGTCCGGGAGGCGGGCTGGGACCGGCGCGCGGTACTCACCAAGCCGTTCTGGACGCCGGGCAAGCGGGGCATGGAATAG
- a CDS encoding single-stranded DNA-binding protein, translated as MNESWVTVVGNAATRPDFWETAAGVAVARFRLAVTVRRWDRGRDAWADAYTSFYTVWTWRTLAANVAGSVSLGEPLVVHGTLRVREREWDRERERERDRPLQGEGGGPAAGPVPVADSGGGPNQPRRWVTAEIDAMAVGHDLTRGTSAFRRVSQAKPLLNVPTGATSP; from the coding sequence GTGAATGAGAGCTGGGTGACCGTGGTGGGCAATGCCGCGACGCGGCCGGATTTCTGGGAGACGGCGGCGGGTGTCGCGGTGGCCCGGTTCCGGCTGGCGGTGACGGTGCGCCGGTGGGACCGGGGGCGGGACGCGTGGGCGGACGCGTACACGAGTTTCTATACGGTCTGGACGTGGCGCACGCTCGCCGCGAATGTCGCCGGGTCGGTATCGCTCGGTGAACCGCTCGTCGTCCATGGGACGTTGCGGGTGCGGGAGCGCGAATGGGACCGGGAGCGAGAGCGGGAGAGGGACCGGCCGCTTCAGGGAGAAGGGGGAGGCCCGGCCGCGGGCCCGGTCCCGGTTGCGGATTCCGGCGGCGGGCCGAATCAGCCCAGGCGCTGGGTCACCGCGGAGATCGACGCGATGGCGGTCGGACATGATCTTACGCGGGGTACATCCGCTTTTCGCCGAGTTTCACAGGCTAAACCGCTTCTAAACGTACCGACCGGGGCAACTTCCCCGTGA